From Coffea arabica cultivar ET-39 chromosome 2e, Coffea Arabica ET-39 HiFi, whole genome shotgun sequence, the proteins below share one genomic window:
- the LOC113729338 gene encoding uncharacterized protein isoform X2, translating into MDRMRPVHVRQASGSTTPTSNTPSLQMNSPLNRHMHSGSTGNLKKPQHTKAAAQRLAQVMAHQMADDEDDEDDLLYEYNPSSLSAGIGLASSRPTRARSPMSIRNPVEQSSSLRSASGLRASPAVNSVEKQPSSVRSTGNIRSSHSNSLEQIPSSHSLVAGRSTQSNSLEQIPSNYSVVAGRASQSASSVDEAQPPSASNNSAVSRTSLSNGVEQPLSARSHSRPNLGVKTVPMVPPAVPLSLRSNVSTIPAEVQPDSHKDKRLSLDFGTFKYKEAGQQLSSSSDLQDQIDMLQEENESLSEKVRLAEERCDEAEARVKQLEKQIANLGEGTSLEARLLSRKEAALQQREAALKAAAQYAGQGEIEALRTEAETARDEANSALEQLHEAEREVKLLRTMTHRMILTQEEMEEVVLKRCWLARYWSLCVQYGIHAELAPARHKYWSSFAPLPNEVVLATGERAKNENASVNNDVEERDKVIKDNHELSSEGSVESMLFVEKGLRELTSLKVEEAIAVAMAKKRRPSPIKDELRLPIEGQHFAEAFELSPEESEDVRFKEKLGWICNPCRLGSLISGEGQRIMEWSQTLQRSDCNFGSAREMEFQTQTLQLMLNVGSLSSRSWELKFNCGKNLER; encoded by the exons ATGGATCGAATGAGGCCCGTGCATGTGAGGCAGGCAAGTGGATCAACCACGCCTACTTCAAATACACCTTCCTTACAAATGAATTCACCATTGAACCGTCACATGCATTCGGGTTCAACTGGCAACTTGAAGAAACCACAACATACAAAAGCTGCAGCTCAGAGGCTTGCTCAGGTCATGGCACACCAGATggctgatgatgaagatgatgaggaTGATCTTCTGTATGAGTACAATCCTTCAAGTCTCTCAGCAGGTATTGGGCTTGCAAGTTCAAGGCCAACAAGAGCTCGCTCTCCGATG TCAATTCGCAACCCCGTGGAACAGTCTTCATCCCTGCGATCCGCATCAGGTTTGCGGGCATCTCCAGCTGTCAACTCAGTGGAAAAGCAACCTTCATCAGTTCGTTCAACGGGAAACATCCGATCATCTCATTCCAATTCCTTGGAACAGATTCCCTCCAGTCATTCTCTTGTAGCAGGTCGATCAACTCAGTCGAATTCCTTGGAACAAATCCCCTCTAATTATTCTGTTGTAGCTGGTCGTGCATCTCAATCAGCAAGCTCGGTGGATGAAGCGCAACCTCCATCTGCGAGTAATAATTCAGCAGTCAGTCGAACATCTCTATCCAATGGTGTTGAACAACCTCTCTCCGCTCGTTCACATAGCCGTCCAAATCTTGGTGTCAAGACAGTTCCCATGGTACCCCCCGCTGTACCACTATCACTTAGGTCCAATGTATCCACTATTCCAGCTGAGGTTCAACCAGATAGTCATAAGGATAAAAG GTTATCTTTGGATTTTGGAACTTTCAAATACAAAGAAGCTGGCCAACAATTGTCCTCCTCTTCTGACCTACAAGATCAG ATTGACATGCtccaagaagaaaatgaaagtttaaGTGAAAAG gtTCGACTTGCAGAGGAAAGATGTGATGAAGCAGAAGCTAGAGTTAAGCAGCTTGAGAAACAG ATTGCAAATCTCGGAGAAGGGACATCATTAGAAGCTCGTCTCTTGAGCAG GAAAGAAGCAGCTCTACAACAAAGGGAG GCTGCTCTGAAAGCTGCAGCACAATATGCTGGACAAGGTGAGATTGAAGCATTGCGTACAGAAGCTGAG ACTGCTAGAGATGAAGCAAATTCTGCTCTGGAGCAGCTACATGAGGCTGAAAGAGAAGTTAAGTTACTCAGAACAATGACACACAGAATGATACTGACTCAGGAAGAGATG GAAGAGGTTGTTCTAAAGAGGTGTTGGCTCGCTCGGTATTGGAGTTTATGTGTCCAATATG GTATTCACGCAGAGCTAGCTCCAGCTAGACATAAATATTGGTCCTCTTTTGCCCCACTTCCCAATGAAGTCGTCTTAGCTACTGGCGAGAgagcaaaaaatgaaaatgcctCAG TAAATAATGATGTAGAGGAGAGAGACAAAGTTATAAAGGATAATCATGAACTTTCATCAGAAGGAAGTGTGGAAAGCATGCTTTTTGTGGAGAAAGGTCTGCGAGAACTGACATCACTCAAG GTAGAAGAGGCAATAGCTGTTGCAATGGCCAAAAAGAGACGTCCAAGTCCAATAAAAG ATGAGTTGAGACTACCAATTGAAGGGCAGCATTTTGCAGAAGCATTTG AACTAAGCCCAGAGGAGTCTGAAGATGTACGTTTCAAGGAG AAGCTTGGATGGATTTGTAACCCTTGCAGGCTTGGCTCGCTTATTTCTGGAGAAGGGCAAAGAATCATGGAGTGGAGCCAGACATTGCAGAGGAGCGATTGCAATTTTGGATCAGCCAGGGAAATGGAGTTCCAAACTCAAACACTGCAGTTGATG CTGAACGTGGGCTCATTGAGCTCAAGAAGTTGGGAATTGAAATTCAATTGTGGGAAGAATCTCGAAAGATGA
- the LOC113729338 gene encoding uncharacterized protein isoform X1, translating to MDRMRPVHVRQASGSTTPTSNTPSLQMNSPLNRHMHSGSTGNLKKPQHTKAAAQRLAQVMAHQMADDEDDEDDLLYEYNPSSLSAGIGLASSRPTRARSPMSIRNPVEQSSSLRSASGLRASPAVNSVEKQPSSVRSTGNIRSSHSNSLEQIPSSHSLVAGRSTQSNSLEQIPSNYSVVAGRASQSASSVDEAQPPSASNNSAVSRTSLSNGVEQPLSARSHSRPNLGVKTVPMVPPAVPLSLRSNVSTIPAEVQPDSHKDKRLSLDFGTFKYKEAGQQLSSSSDLQDQIDMLQEENESLSEKVRLAEERCDEAEARVKQLEKQIANLGEGTSLEARLLSRKEAALQQREAALKAAAQYAGQGEIEALRTEAETARDEANSALEQLHEAEREVKLLRTMTHRMILTQEEMEEVVLKRCWLARYWSLCVQYGIHAELAPARHKYWSSFAPLPNEVVLATGERAKNENASVNNDVEERDKVIKDNHELSSEGSVESMLFVEKGLRELTSLKVEEAIAVAMAKKRRPSPIKDELRLPIEGQHFAEAFELSPEESEDVRFKEAWLAYFWRRAKNHGVEPDIAEERLQFWISQGNGVPNSNTAVDAERGLIELKKLGIEIQLWEESRKMIDPYSNHKTQMDYELQH from the exons ATGGATCGAATGAGGCCCGTGCATGTGAGGCAGGCAAGTGGATCAACCACGCCTACTTCAAATACACCTTCCTTACAAATGAATTCACCATTGAACCGTCACATGCATTCGGGTTCAACTGGCAACTTGAAGAAACCACAACATACAAAAGCTGCAGCTCAGAGGCTTGCTCAGGTCATGGCACACCAGATggctgatgatgaagatgatgaggaTGATCTTCTGTATGAGTACAATCCTTCAAGTCTCTCAGCAGGTATTGGGCTTGCAAGTTCAAGGCCAACAAGAGCTCGCTCTCCGATG TCAATTCGCAACCCCGTGGAACAGTCTTCATCCCTGCGATCCGCATCAGGTTTGCGGGCATCTCCAGCTGTCAACTCAGTGGAAAAGCAACCTTCATCAGTTCGTTCAACGGGAAACATCCGATCATCTCATTCCAATTCCTTGGAACAGATTCCCTCCAGTCATTCTCTTGTAGCAGGTCGATCAACTCAGTCGAATTCCTTGGAACAAATCCCCTCTAATTATTCTGTTGTAGCTGGTCGTGCATCTCAATCAGCAAGCTCGGTGGATGAAGCGCAACCTCCATCTGCGAGTAATAATTCAGCAGTCAGTCGAACATCTCTATCCAATGGTGTTGAACAACCTCTCTCCGCTCGTTCACATAGCCGTCCAAATCTTGGTGTCAAGACAGTTCCCATGGTACCCCCCGCTGTACCACTATCACTTAGGTCCAATGTATCCACTATTCCAGCTGAGGTTCAACCAGATAGTCATAAGGATAAAAG GTTATCTTTGGATTTTGGAACTTTCAAATACAAAGAAGCTGGCCAACAATTGTCCTCCTCTTCTGACCTACAAGATCAG ATTGACATGCtccaagaagaaaatgaaagtttaaGTGAAAAG gtTCGACTTGCAGAGGAAAGATGTGATGAAGCAGAAGCTAGAGTTAAGCAGCTTGAGAAACAG ATTGCAAATCTCGGAGAAGGGACATCATTAGAAGCTCGTCTCTTGAGCAG GAAAGAAGCAGCTCTACAACAAAGGGAG GCTGCTCTGAAAGCTGCAGCACAATATGCTGGACAAGGTGAGATTGAAGCATTGCGTACAGAAGCTGAG ACTGCTAGAGATGAAGCAAATTCTGCTCTGGAGCAGCTACATGAGGCTGAAAGAGAAGTTAAGTTACTCAGAACAATGACACACAGAATGATACTGACTCAGGAAGAGATG GAAGAGGTTGTTCTAAAGAGGTGTTGGCTCGCTCGGTATTGGAGTTTATGTGTCCAATATG GTATTCACGCAGAGCTAGCTCCAGCTAGACATAAATATTGGTCCTCTTTTGCCCCACTTCCCAATGAAGTCGTCTTAGCTACTGGCGAGAgagcaaaaaatgaaaatgcctCAG TAAATAATGATGTAGAGGAGAGAGACAAAGTTATAAAGGATAATCATGAACTTTCATCAGAAGGAAGTGTGGAAAGCATGCTTTTTGTGGAGAAAGGTCTGCGAGAACTGACATCACTCAAG GTAGAAGAGGCAATAGCTGTTGCAATGGCCAAAAAGAGACGTCCAAGTCCAATAAAAG ATGAGTTGAGACTACCAATTGAAGGGCAGCATTTTGCAGAAGCATTTG AACTAAGCCCAGAGGAGTCTGAAGATGTACGTTTCAAGGAG GCTTGGCTCGCTTATTTCTGGAGAAGGGCAAAGAATCATGGAGTGGAGCCAGACATTGCAGAGGAGCGATTGCAATTTTGGATCAGCCAGGGAAATGGAGTTCCAAACTCAAACACTGCAGTTGATG CTGAACGTGGGCTCATTGAGCTCAAGAAGTTGGGAATTGAAATTCAATTGTGGGAAGAATCTCGAAAGATGATTGATCCTTACTCCAACCATAAGACACAGATGGACTACGAGCTTCAACATTAA
- the LOC113732717 gene encoding superoxide dismutase [Cu-Zn] 2: protein MVKAVAVLSGNECVSGTICLTQEGDGPTTVTGTITGLKPGLHGFHVHALGDTTNGCMSTGPHFNPKGKEHGAPCDENRHAGDLGNVTAGQDGTANVLVVDNQIPLTGPHSVVGRAVVVHADPDDLGRGGHELSKTTGNAGGRVACGVIGLQG from the exons ATGGTGAAGGCTGTTGCAGTTCTTAGTGGCAATGAGTGTGTGAGTGGCACCATCTGTTTGACCCAAGAAGGAGATG GCCCTACAACTGTTACTGGAACAATCACCGGTCTGAAACCAGGGCTCCATGGCTTTCATGTCCATGCCCTTGGAGACACAACGAATGGCTGCATGTCAACTG GaccacatttcaatccaaaaggCAAAGAGCATGGTGCTCCTTGCGATGAGAACCGTCATGCTGGTGATCTTGGAAATGTTACTGCTGGTCAAGATG GTACTGCCAATGTGTTAGTTGTTGACAATCAG ATTCCACTCACTGGACCACATTCTGTTGTTGGAAGGGCAGTCGTTGTCCATGCAGATCCAGATGATCTTGGGAGAG GAGGACATGAACTCAGCAAAACCACTGGCAATGCTGGTGGTAGGGTTGCCTGTG GTGTCATTGGTCTGCAAGGCTAA